One genomic region from Reichenbachiella ulvae encodes:
- a CDS encoding TolC family protein, with translation MMRVSKYIVIIALSFYSFGSRAQDDGNTLTLEEFYQLVGDFHPVAQQAILLQARGELAVKQARGQFDPKLKSQFNNKEYGGKDYYSLWNSYLEMPTLLNVDLKAGYERNNGTYLNPEHNVPTDGLYYAGISVPLGQGLIHNPRKINLQKSRFEEQQFINESVLVMNNLLFDANYAYWWWFEYFQKYSVIENSLTLMLERYDGIKQSVANGESAAIDSVETLIQVQKWRNSYRDTELSLQNSSLYMSNYIWSDSLDIAYFHPSTTAPLTTPDYVEIEDQILAAHPELKKLSIKNEMLELDRKLSVEQIKPVLDVNYNFLLYQQDDEYNNYFNNNYKVGVEFEFPLLIRKERAKLQATKLKIQENEYKIDEKTRQTLNKVRQSYNKVLTLRQMIDQQEQILANYQRLLRAEQTKFENGESSVFLLNSRENKKLESELKLIELRAKYGQSIGELKWAAGVLHQEVSVVSSEE, from the coding sequence ATGAGAGTCAGCAAATATATTGTCATCATCGCTCTGTCATTCTACTCCTTTGGCTCAAGGGCTCAGGATGATGGAAACACTCTTACCCTGGAGGAGTTTTACCAACTGGTGGGCGACTTCCACCCGGTCGCTCAACAGGCGATACTGTTGCAAGCCCGGGGCGAGTTAGCTGTGAAACAGGCCAGAGGACAATTCGATCCAAAGCTAAAATCCCAATTCAACAACAAAGAATATGGTGGAAAGGACTATTACAGTCTATGGAATAGCTACTTGGAAATGCCTACGCTTCTCAATGTAGACCTAAAGGCGGGCTATGAAAGAAACAATGGAACTTATCTCAACCCAGAACACAACGTACCCACAGACGGCCTTTACTACGCAGGGATTTCTGTTCCTTTAGGTCAGGGATTGATTCACAACCCAAGGAAAATCAACCTTCAAAAAAGCCGTTTTGAAGAACAACAGTTTATCAATGAGTCTGTTTTGGTCATGAACAACCTACTCTTTGACGCTAACTATGCCTACTGGTGGTGGTTCGAATACTTCCAAAAGTACTCGGTGATCGAGAATAGTCTGACACTGATGCTCGAACGCTATGATGGAATCAAACAGTCTGTAGCCAATGGAGAGAGTGCTGCCATTGACTCTGTCGAAACACTGATTCAAGTTCAGAAATGGAGAAATTCTTACAGAGACACTGAGCTTTCGCTACAAAACAGCTCTTTGTACATGTCTAACTACATATGGTCCGACAGTCTGGATATAGCTTATTTCCATCCGTCCACGACCGCTCCTCTTACCACACCTGATTATGTAGAGATCGAGGACCAAATTCTGGCTGCTCATCCAGAACTCAAAAAACTATCCATCAAAAACGAAATGCTGGAACTGGACAGAAAGTTGAGCGTTGAGCAGATCAAACCTGTATTGGATGTCAACTACAACTTTTTGCTCTATCAGCAAGATGATGAATACAACAACTATTTTAACAACAACTATAAAGTAGGTGTCGAATTTGAGTTCCCGCTACTTATCCGTAAGGAAAGAGCCAAACTGCAAGCGACCAAGTTGAAAATTCAGGAAAATGAATATAAGATCGACGAAAAGACACGTCAAACCCTAAATAAGGTAAGGCAATCTTACAACAAGGTATTAACGCTGCGTCAGATGATCGATCAGCAAGAACAAATTCTGGCCAACTACCAGAGACTCTTGAGAGCCGAGCAAACCAAATTTGAAAATGGAGAAAGTTCAGTATTCCTGCTCAATAGCCGCGAAAACAAAAAGCTTGAAAGTGAACTCAAGCTTATTGAATTGCGTGCTAAATATGGTCAGTCGATTGGTGAATTGAAATGGGCCGCAGGTGTGCTACACCAGGAAGTATCAGTGGTGTCGTCAGAGGAATAA